One segment of Vibrio gazogenes DNA contains the following:
- a CDS encoding amino acid ABC transporter permease: protein MDITYFLQELWNARSAIYHGVIITISISALAIILGTMLGVIVGLALEYGNLPIKFMFRIYIDIIRGTPVFVLILAMFYIPSAAGLNLDAFQAGVIALTIFCSSHIGEIVRGALAAIPIGQTEAAKAIGLTFSKTFIYVLLPQALRQILPTWVNTAAEMVKASTLLSIIGVLELMLTTQQIISRNFMNMEFYLFAGFIYFCINFGIEQLGRYVERKVTIS from the coding sequence ATGGATATAACCTACTTTTTACAGGAATTGTGGAATGCAAGAAGTGCTATCTACCACGGCGTTATCATAACGATTAGTATCTCTGCATTAGCGATTATCCTCGGTACGATGCTAGGTGTTATCGTTGGCCTTGCTCTTGAATATGGAAATTTACCGATAAAATTCATGTTTCGTATTTATATCGACATCATTCGAGGAACACCTGTATTTGTTTTAATACTAGCCATGTTTTATATCCCTTCTGCAGCTGGCTTAAATTTGGATGCATTTCAGGCAGGAGTGATTGCATTAACAATTTTTTGTAGTTCGCATATTGGAGAAATTGTCCGTGGGGCTCTCGCAGCAATTCCGATAGGACAAACAGAAGCAGCGAAGGCGATTGGGTTAACATTTTCAAAAACGTTTATCTATGTCTTGTTGCCTCAGGCATTGAGACAAATTCTCCCGACTTGGGTTAACACCGCGGCTGAGATGGTTAAAGCCTCAACACTGTTGTCAATTATTGGTGTTTTAGAACTCATGCTGACCACACAGCAAATCATTTCCAGAAACTTTATGAACATGGAGTTCTATCTATTCGCAGGTTTTATTTACTTCTGTATTAATTTCGGAATAGAGCAACTCGGCCGCTATGTCGAACGGAAAGTGACGATTAGCTGA
- a CDS encoding amino acid ABC transporter permease: protein MDYDFNFSVVWRNWDILISGLGLGLGLAFISILIGCVIGIICAFMMLSKNRYFKYVSSIYVTIIRNTPILVLILFTYFSLPQMGIRIGKIESFIITLSIYAGAYLTEVFRSGLISIPKGLYEAGLAIGLTPFQIKRMILVPIMMRNILPSLTNNFISLFKDTSLAAAISIPELTFYARKINVESFRVIETWMVTSGIYIIACFLLGYAFRILEKKIMISKTRKNSSTPASIISSPLGKENC, encoded by the coding sequence ATGGATTATGATTTCAATTTCAGTGTTGTATGGCGAAATTGGGACATATTAATATCGGGGTTAGGCTTAGGTCTAGGTCTAGCCTTTATTTCTATTTTAATTGGCTGCGTGATTGGAATCATATGCGCATTCATGATGTTATCAAAAAATAGATACTTTAAATATGTTTCATCTATTTATGTTACGATCATCCGTAATACGCCGATCTTAGTATTAATACTCTTTACCTATTTTTCGCTACCGCAGATGGGGATACGTATCGGGAAAATAGAGTCATTTATCATAACGCTTTCTATTTATGCCGGCGCTTATCTTACAGAGGTTTTCCGCTCAGGATTAATATCGATACCGAAAGGGTTATATGAAGCAGGTTTGGCTATTGGATTAACACCGTTTCAGATAAAGCGGATGATCTTAGTCCCCATCATGATGCGCAACATATTGCCATCACTGACGAATAATTTTATTTCTTTATTCAAGGATACTTCTCTTGCAGCCGCTATTTCGATACCAGAGTTAACATTTTATGCGAGAAAGATAAATGTTGAGAGTTTTCGGGTGATTGAAACATGGATGGTTACGAGTGGCATCTATATTATTGCCTGTTTTTTACTTGGATATGCGTTCAGGATTTTAGAAAAGAAAATAATGATTTCTAAAACCAGAAAAAACAGTTCAACGCCTGCAAGCATAATTTCAAGCCCCCTTGGTAAGGAGAATTGCTAA
- a CDS encoding transporter substrate-binding domain-containing protein, producing the protein MKLNMTSKFSKYFLSSLALLPLFISATSYAENKLQEVLDRGYLVVGTGSTNAPWHFKDTKNNLVGFDIDMAKLVAKGLFDDETKIKFVDQSGDARIPNLVTNKVDLSCQFMTVTPSRAQQVDFTIPYYREGVGLLLMNKSKYSDYDSLKDAGDSVVVAVLQNVYAEEMVHAALPKAEVDQYESVALMYQALNSGRADAAATDQSSLRWYMVQNPGRYKDSGYAWMPQSYSCAVKKGDQEWLNFVNVVFHEAMTGVDFNTYAQSFEKWFGVKLPMPKTGFPVEYK; encoded by the coding sequence ATGAAATTGAATATGACGAGTAAATTCAGTAAATATTTTTTGAGTTCATTAGCGCTATTGCCTCTGTTTATTTCAGCGACGAGTTATGCGGAAAATAAACTACAAGAGGTGTTAGATCGTGGATATTTAGTTGTAGGTACCGGAAGCACAAATGCTCCTTGGCACTTTAAAGATACAAAAAATAACTTAGTTGGCTTTGATATAGATATGGCAAAGTTAGTGGCTAAAGGATTATTTGACGATGAAACTAAGATTAAATTTGTTGACCAATCCGGTGATGCCCGTATTCCTAATTTAGTGACCAATAAAGTCGATCTGAGCTGCCAGTTCATGACCGTTACCCCAAGCCGGGCTCAACAGGTTGACTTTACGATACCGTATTACCGGGAAGGTGTCGGACTTTTATTGATGAATAAAAGTAAGTATAGCGACTATGATTCATTAAAAGATGCCGGAGATAGTGTCGTCGTCGCGGTTTTACAAAACGTTTATGCAGAAGAAATGGTTCATGCCGCGTTACCTAAAGCGGAAGTCGATCAATATGAAAGCGTTGCATTAATGTATCAAGCATTAAACTCTGGTCGAGCAGATGCAGCAGCAACCGATCAATCTTCTCTCCGTTGGTATATGGTACAAAACCCAGGCCGTTATAAGGATTCTGGTTATGCTTGGATGCCTCAAAGTTACTCCTGTGCCGTTAAGAAAGGTGATCAGGAATGGCTGAACTTTGTGAACGTCGTGTTCCATGAAGCGATGACAGGTGTTGATTTTAACACTTACGCTCAATCATTTGAAAAATGGTTTGGCGTGAAATTGCCAATGCCGAAAACGGGCTTCCCTGTTGAATATAAATAA
- a CDS encoding LacI family DNA-binding transcriptional regulator, with protein MSRPRKRRSTGSVTLADVAQKAGVGTMTVSRALRTPDLVSEHLREKIQQVVDELGYIPNKAAGTLASAESHSIALVIPSLFEKACAVFLPKFQHTLNKAGYQLLIGYSDYSITQEENLVSTFLESRPAGVVLFGQEHTQRTHQLLKSTNTIVLEVAEQCSKENYLNIGFDYFDVGKTCTKHLIDQGFQRIGFIGARGDHFTLQHQLLGWQSAMIDSYLTPDHFLTTPDAPSSQLGAEGLAKLLLRDATLDAFVCSHEDIAIGALFECHRRMLKVPEDVAIMSLEGSSMGEHAYPSLTCAEFDYEAMGIKAAEKLIHAIKGDNVLASPPPLKYKLKRRASTAR; from the coding sequence ATGAGCAGACCGCGTAAACGAAGAAGTACTGGTAGCGTCACATTAGCTGATGTCGCCCAAAAGGCCGGTGTCGGCACAATGACGGTGTCACGAGCATTAAGAACACCGGATTTAGTCTCCGAGCATCTCAGAGAAAAAATTCAGCAAGTGGTTGATGAACTTGGTTATATCCCCAATAAAGCCGCGGGGACGCTTGCCTCCGCAGAAAGTCACTCAATCGCCCTGGTCATTCCGTCACTGTTTGAGAAAGCTTGTGCCGTTTTCCTACCGAAGTTTCAACACACACTCAATAAAGCGGGCTATCAGTTACTCATTGGCTACAGTGATTATTCAATCACTCAGGAAGAAAATCTGGTCTCCACATTTCTGGAAAGTCGCCCGGCGGGTGTCGTCCTGTTCGGTCAGGAGCATACCCAACGAACCCACCAACTGCTGAAATCAACCAATACCATTGTGTTAGAAGTCGCAGAACAATGCTCAAAAGAAAACTACCTAAATATCGGCTTTGATTACTTCGACGTAGGCAAAACGTGTACCAAGCATCTGATTGATCAAGGCTTTCAACGTATTGGCTTCATCGGCGCGCGAGGGGACCATTTTACCTTGCAACATCAGCTCCTTGGCTGGCAAAGTGCGATGATCGATAGTTATTTAACCCCCGACCATTTTTTAACCACACCGGACGCCCCCTCTTCTCAATTAGGCGCAGAAGGGCTCGCGAAGCTGCTTTTACGCGATGCGACCTTAGATGCATTCGTCTGCAGTCATGAAGATATCGCGATTGGAGCGTTATTTGAGTGTCATCGTCGCATGCTCAAAGTGCCGGAAGATGTCGCGATCATGAGTCTTGAAGGTTCATCGATGGGAGAACATGCCTATCCAAGCCTGACTTGTGCGGAATTTGATTATGAGGCGATGGGGATCAAAGCCGCTGAAAAGCTGATACACGCGATAAAAGGTGACAACGTATTGGCATCGCCACCCCCTCTCAAATATAAACTCAAACGCAGAGCCAGTACCGCGAGGTGA
- a CDS encoding PTS sugar transporter subunit IIA, translating into MLRELITPDVVRIYADATDWKDAIEKSCAALIENHAIEPGYVDAICRSHESIGPYYVVGPGMAMPHARPEDGVNRLALAVTVIQQGVNFNADENDPIKMLVTLAATDSNSHIEAIAQLAELFMNEAHVQQICDAQSTDDVLAVIYQY; encoded by the coding sequence ATGCTACGTGAACTGATAACGCCGGATGTGGTTCGTATTTATGCGGATGCGACCGACTGGAAAGATGCAATTGAAAAATCTTGTGCTGCGCTGATTGAAAACCATGCCATAGAACCCGGCTACGTTGATGCTATTTGTCGCTCACATGAATCGATCGGCCCTTATTACGTCGTCGGTCCGGGTATGGCGATGCCTCATGCTCGCCCGGAGGATGGTGTCAACCGTTTAGCACTTGCGGTGACGGTCATTCAGCAAGGTGTGAATTTTAATGCCGATGAAAATGACCCGATCAAGATGCTGGTGACATTAGCCGCGACAGATAGTAACAGCCACATTGAAGCGATTGCCCAGTTAGCTGAATTATTTATGAATGAAGCGCATGTACAACAGATTTGTGATGCGCAAAGCACAGACGATGTGCTGGCAGTGATTTACCAATATTAA
- a CDS encoding PTS sugar transporter subunit IIB has protein sequence MKIIVVCGNGLGTSLMMEMSIKAIVKELNVDATVDHVDLGSAKGTDCDIFVGTNDIAEQLNTLSVEPRIVALDNMVDKVAMKTRLSQALQELGYL, from the coding sequence ATGAAAATTATAGTAGTTTGCGGTAATGGTCTTGGCACCAGCCTGATGATGGAAATGAGTATTAAAGCGATTGTGAAAGAGCTCAATGTTGATGCGACTGTTGATCATGTTGATCTCGGCTCAGCAAAAGGAACCGATTGTGACATCTTCGTCGGTACGAACGATATCGCCGAGCAGCTCAATACATTGTCGGTCGAGCCACGCATTGTGGCACTGGATAACATGGTTGACAAAGTTGCGATGAAAACGCGTTTGTCTCAGGCTTTGCAAGAGCTGGGTTACCTGTAA
- a CDS encoding PTS ascorbate transporter subunit IIC, translating into MEFFNFLMNDVLSEPSVLVGLIALIGLIAQKKSVTECIKGTVKTILGFIILGAGAGLVVNSLGDFATIFQHAFGITGVVPNNEAIVSIAQKSFGREMAMIMFFAMLVNILIARFTPWKFIFLTGHHTLFMSMMVAAILASSGMKGVPLIALGSIVVGCVMVFFPAIAHRYMKQVTGSDDVAIGHFSTLSYVLAGFIGSKLGNKAHSTEDMNVPKSLLFLRDTPVAISFTMGIIFIITCLFAGGDYVREVSGGKHWFMFALIQSISFAGGVYVILQGVRMIIAEIVPAFKGISDKLVPNAKPALDCPVVFPYAPNAVLVGFLSSFTAGLVGMLLLYMMNLTIIIPGVVPHFFVGAAAGVFGNATGGRRGAILGAFAQGLLITFLPVFLLPVLGDLGFANTTFSDSDFGVIGILLGLIVR; encoded by the coding sequence ATGGAGTTCTTTAATTTCTTAATGAATGATGTTCTGTCAGAGCCCTCGGTGTTGGTCGGTTTGATTGCCTTGATCGGTCTGATCGCACAGAAAAAATCGGTGACGGAATGTATCAAAGGGACCGTAAAAACAATATTGGGTTTTATTATCTTGGGGGCGGGAGCCGGTCTGGTTGTCAACTCACTCGGTGACTTTGCCACCATTTTTCAACACGCTTTTGGCATTACCGGTGTTGTTCCTAATAACGAAGCTATCGTCTCGATTGCACAGAAATCATTTGGCCGCGAAATGGCGATGATCATGTTCTTTGCGATGCTGGTGAATATTCTGATTGCGCGTTTTACACCATGGAAATTTATTTTCTTGACCGGGCATCATACCCTTTTTATGTCGATGATGGTGGCTGCGATTCTTGCTAGCAGTGGTATGAAAGGTGTTCCCCTCATTGCTTTAGGGTCGATTGTGGTAGGTTGTGTGATGGTGTTCTTCCCTGCGATTGCTCACCGCTACATGAAACAGGTGACTGGTTCTGACGATGTGGCGATTGGTCACTTTTCGACACTCTCTTATGTACTCGCTGGGTTTATCGGCAGCAAACTGGGTAATAAAGCCCACTCCACTGAAGACATGAATGTTCCCAAAAGCTTATTGTTTTTACGCGATACACCGGTTGCTATCTCGTTCACTATGGGGATCATTTTCATCATCACCTGTCTGTTCGCCGGCGGTGACTATGTCCGTGAGGTCAGTGGGGGTAAACACTGGTTCATGTTCGCTTTAATTCAGTCCATCTCTTTTGCCGGTGGAGTATATGTCATCCTGCAAGGGGTACGGATGATTATTGCTGAAATCGTCCCGGCGTTTAAAGGTATCTCCGATAAGCTGGTGCCGAATGCAAAACCCGCATTGGATTGTCCGGTCGTCTTTCCCTATGCGCCGAACGCAGTATTGGTCGGTTTCCTGTCGAGTTTTACCGCAGGTTTAGTCGGGATGCTGCTGCTTTACATGATGAATTTAACTATCATTATTCCCGGTGTGGTGCCGCACTTCTTCGTCGGGGCGGCTGCCGGAGTCTTCGGCAACGCAACCGGTGGACGACGCGGTGCTATTTTAGGCGCTTTTGCGCAAGGGCTGCTGATTACCTTCCTGCCGGTTTTCCTACTACCTGTATTGGGTGATTTAGGCTTTGCCAATACCACATTCAGTGATTCTGATTTCGGAGTAATCGGGATCCTGCTTGGATTGATTGTCCGTTAA
- a CDS encoding trypsin-like serine peptidase, with product MKLRILSLSIIGLCSLGVQADDLTQFTEMSQKANFIDGVNVVQPPEFTNDPTFSDSIVDRADAMGAIAVDRDGNQYTAEISEDALRAFEDAVKTFDELGLDATIFTTPEKDATIKPKMTGEEEDIQGAVIGHDDRTQITRTTTSPYNYIGHISVGCTGTLIGDKYVLTAGHCVADGRGNWYRALDFAAGQNGSAKPWGTTAWKNAVTTTAWFNDRNSNYDYALIVLQKAPHGGYSGWGVYSDGTHSVTGYPGDKTHWTMWTDSGATNAISSYRVCYTLDTAGGQSGSGIRDTRNYVRGIHTTGSSSRNCGTRLTSSVYNTLKQWISSY from the coding sequence ATGAAGCTTAGAATCTTATCTCTTTCAATCATCGGCTTGTGTTCACTTGGTGTTCAGGCCGACGATTTAACACAATTTACTGAAATGTCTCAAAAAGCAAATTTTATTGATGGCGTTAATGTTGTTCAGCCGCCGGAATTTACCAATGATCCGACTTTCAGTGATTCGATTGTTGACCGGGCAGACGCCATGGGAGCGATTGCTGTTGATCGGGACGGAAATCAATACACTGCTGAAATTTCAGAAGATGCATTGCGAGCATTTGAGGACGCAGTCAAGACATTTGATGAACTGGGTCTGGATGCCACGATATTTACCACACCGGAAAAAGATGCAACGATTAAACCTAAAATGACCGGAGAGGAGGAAGATATTCAGGGAGCCGTCATTGGTCATGATGATCGTACCCAGATCACGAGAACAACCACTTCACCTTACAACTATATCGGTCATATTTCAGTTGGATGTACCGGTACACTGATTGGTGATAAATATGTACTGACAGCGGGCCACTGTGTTGCAGACGGGCGTGGTAATTGGTACCGGGCGCTGGATTTTGCTGCCGGACAGAATGGTTCTGCGAAACCTTGGGGAACCACCGCGTGGAAAAATGCGGTCACCACGACAGCCTGGTTCAATGATCGTAATTCTAATTATGATTATGCATTAATCGTGTTGCAAAAAGCGCCGCACGGTGGTTACTCTGGTTGGGGAGTCTATTCCGATGGTACCCATTCGGTTACCGGATATCCGGGTGATAAAACACACTGGACCATGTGGACTGACTCCGGTGCGACCAATGCCATCTCTTCTTACCGTGTCTGTTATACATTGGATACCGCCGGTGGCCAAAGCGGTAGCGGCATCCGGGATACGCGTAACTATGTTCGCGGCATTCATACAACCGGTTCTTCTTCCCGTAACTGTGGTACTCGGCTGACCAGTTCCGTATACAATACGCTGAAACAGTGGATATCTTCTTATTAA
- a CDS encoding helix-turn-helix domain-containing protein, which translates to MDDRELDQQRIEFLRHDSNIDKNDKLAPRLLSNRTWNGLSRKAGVVMSKASIVKRVAGIHAKQPWFVLSAAQDFSLCSSDIPEVSHFYGFEADSSASLTLAIPDGCIDILFDCDASSPTAYVCGTTLEATRANFVHQHRYFGVRFVPGVIPDFLNASASEMINHLLHLHDVVPTCNALFEQVVSAPTFVQQVTLTQQFLKDNLLNGQRRRRFSPLTSQAIEHICHHKGNIQIKQLEAMTGYTSRTLQRQFLSDLGLSPKAFSRIIRCQSAVYHINHQQQVIFSDLAYGLGFSDQSHFLREFKRLVSATPLDYQKRVKHETYLNRIRYN; encoded by the coding sequence TTGGATGATAGAGAGCTCGATCAGCAGCGTATTGAATTTTTGCGACATGACTCAAATATTGATAAAAATGACAAACTGGCACCTCGCTTGCTTTCTAACCGTACTTGGAACGGTTTATCTCGGAAAGCAGGTGTCGTTATGTCAAAAGCTTCGATTGTCAAACGTGTGGCAGGCATCCACGCCAAACAACCTTGGTTTGTCCTCAGTGCTGCGCAGGATTTTTCGCTCTGTTCCTCTGATATTCCTGAGGTTTCTCACTTCTATGGTTTTGAAGCGGACTCGTCCGCATCACTGACACTCGCGATCCCCGATGGCTGTATCGACATCCTCTTCGATTGTGATGCCAGCTCTCCGACCGCATATGTTTGCGGGACGACACTCGAAGCAACCCGAGCTAATTTCGTCCATCAACATCGTTATTTCGGGGTGCGATTTGTGCCGGGTGTCATCCCTGATTTCTTGAATGCGTCAGCCAGTGAGATGATCAACCATTTACTGCATTTGCATGATGTGGTGCCAACATGCAATGCCCTGTTCGAACAAGTAGTTAGTGCGCCAACATTTGTCCAGCAAGTGACCCTGACGCAGCAGTTTCTGAAGGATAACTTATTGAATGGTCAGAGGAGACGTCGCTTTTCACCACTCACGTCGCAAGCGATTGAGCACATTTGTCATCATAAAGGAAATATTCAGATCAAGCAGTTAGAGGCCATGACCGGCTACACCAGCCGCACGTTACAACGCCAGTTTCTCAGTGATTTGGGGCTGTCGCCCAAAGCGTTCAGTCGGATCATCCGCTGCCAGTCTGCGGTGTATCATATCAACCACCAGCAACAGGTCATTTTTTCCGACTTAGCCTATGGCTTAGGGTTCAGTGATCAATCTCATTTCTTGAGAGAATTCAAACGATTAGTGAGTGCCACACCACTCGATTACCAAAAGCGGGTTAAACACGAAACTTATCTGAACCGGATTCGTTATAACTGA
- a CDS encoding tyramine oxidase subunit B: MSESTKIDFIYLSEQDMLKAGVTDMPSCVDTMEEMFGLLWQGDYRMAGANNDSHGAMVIFPEESPFPTMPKPTADRRLMAMPAYLGGNFQTCGVKWYGSNIANREKGLPRSILMFILNDIETGAPLAYMSANLLSAYRTGAVPGVGARHLARKDSKVIGLLGPGVMGKTAVAAFITACPQIDTIKVKGRGQRSLDSFLTWVASTYPQITTVEIVDSLEEVVRGSDIVTYCNSGETGDPALYPIVKREWVKPGAFLAMPAYCRLDEAMEQDDVRKVLDNTGLYQAWYEEVPKPAHHHIPVIGVRFMDMIAEGKITLDQLEDIGEIVAGEAPGRNNDEEIIIMSVGGLPVEDVAWATVIYRNALAQGIGVKLNLWDEPVLS; this comes from the coding sequence ATGTCAGAGAGTACCAAAATCGATTTTATTTACCTGTCGGAGCAGGACATGCTCAAAGCAGGTGTCACCGATATGCCAAGCTGCGTTGATACGATGGAAGAGATGTTTGGCCTGTTGTGGCAGGGCGACTATCGCATGGCTGGCGCAAATAATGATTCTCATGGTGCGATGGTTATTTTCCCGGAGGAATCGCCTTTTCCGACCATGCCGAAACCGACCGCAGATCGTCGCTTGATGGCGATGCCGGCTTATCTCGGCGGAAATTTCCAAACGTGTGGCGTGAAATGGTATGGCTCCAACATTGCCAACCGTGAGAAAGGTCTGCCACGTTCCATCCTGATGTTTATCCTCAACGATATTGAGACAGGGGCACCACTGGCTTATATGTCTGCGAATCTGCTATCCGCTTATCGTACCGGTGCGGTGCCGGGAGTTGGCGCGCGCCATCTGGCACGTAAAGATTCGAAAGTGATCGGTTTGCTTGGCCCCGGCGTGATGGGCAAAACAGCCGTTGCTGCATTTATTACCGCCTGTCCTCAGATTGATACCATCAAAGTGAAAGGCCGCGGACAGAGAAGTCTCGATAGCTTCCTCACTTGGGTGGCATCCACATATCCGCAAATCACCACCGTCGAGATTGTCGATTCACTGGAAGAGGTGGTGCGGGGCTCAGATATTGTGACGTACTGTAATTCGGGTGAGACCGGTGACCCAGCGTTATATCCGATCGTCAAACGCGAATGGGTCAAACCGGGTGCTTTCTTAGCGATGCCCGCCTATTGTCGTCTTGATGAGGCGATGGAACAGGATGACGTGCGCAAAGTGCTCGACAATACCGGTTTGTATCAAGCTTGGTACGAAGAAGTGCCGAAACCGGCTCACCATCATATCCCGGTGATCGGTGTGCGCTTTATGGACATGATTGCCGAAGGAAAAATCACCCTCGACCAACTTGAAGATATCGGTGAGATTGTTGCCGGTGAAGCACCCGGGCGTAACAACGATGAAGAGATCATCATCATGTCAGTCGGTGGTTTACCGGTAGAAGATGTGGCGTGGGCAACCGTCATTTACCGTAACGCACTCGCTCAGGGAATTGGCGTCAAACTGAATCTGTGGGACGAACCGGTGCTGAGCTGA
- a CDS encoding RidA family protein: MTQIVKVKTGSKFEALGSYSRLVAVDDWIFVSNTAGRNPESQQISDDVIEQAQQVFDNIEKALASVGAGLADVVMSRVFIQDPAHVPLVMEFVGQKFKGIDPATTVTCPPLGSTIYLVELEVTAYRGAGDSETNRITI, encoded by the coding sequence ATGACTCAAATTGTAAAAGTAAAAACGGGTTCAAAGTTTGAAGCACTTGGCAGCTATTCCCGCCTTGTCGCCGTGGATGACTGGATATTTGTTTCCAATACCGCCGGCCGTAATCCGGAATCTCAACAAATCTCTGATGATGTCATTGAACAGGCACAGCAGGTATTCGACAACATTGAAAAAGCACTGGCCTCTGTCGGTGCCGGGCTGGCCGATGTCGTGATGTCTCGTGTTTTTATTCAGGACCCGGCTCATGTCCCGTTGGTGATGGAATTTGTCGGCCAAAAATTCAAAGGCATTGACCCCGCAACGACGGTGACCTGTCCACCCTTGGGATCGACGATCTACCTGGTTGAGCTGGAAGTTACGGCCTATCGTGGTGCCGGTGATAGCGAGACAAACAGAATCACGATCTGA
- a CDS encoding NAD(P)/FAD-dependent oxidoreductase, whose amino-acid sequence MTQRLEPVKTQDQHPASTQVVIIGGGIIGVSAALALAERNIPVVLLEKGQIGAEQSSRNLGWIRKTNRHAEDIPLAQAADRLWAAMPERIGRSVGYQRSGILFAARDEKQMAMYQGWYQSVQSLQLDSQLLSPQQIDQLAPGGRDKWIGGVYTPSDGFAEPAIATSAMAQRAIEKGAVMVQNCAVRTLSTAGGKMSGVITEQGEIRCTQVLLASGAWSRRFLGNHGVSFPTLPIICSVLRTKATEGPTEIAFAAPDFSFRRHSDGGFVITQRGALDAPLTLDHLLIGMRYLSQLRAQRSYMRMSLGRHFLRDLALPRRWKANGVSPFERIRTLNPSANEGINQEALTNLANAWPMFAGVGIDESWAGLIDVTPDSVPVIDHISAIPGLTVATGFSGHGFGTGPAAGQLAADLVSNVTPIVDPAPYRFERF is encoded by the coding sequence ATGACACAGAGATTGGAACCCGTAAAGACGCAAGACCAGCACCCTGCATCAACACAAGTGGTGATTATCGGTGGGGGCATTATCGGTGTCAGTGCCGCATTGGCACTGGCTGAGCGGAACATTCCGGTGGTATTGCTGGAAAAAGGACAAATCGGTGCGGAGCAGTCATCACGTAACCTCGGTTGGATCCGCAAAACCAACCGTCATGCCGAAGATATCCCGCTGGCACAGGCCGCAGATCGGCTTTGGGCCGCAATGCCCGAACGGATCGGACGCTCGGTTGGCTATCAGCGGTCTGGCATTCTTTTTGCCGCGCGTGATGAAAAACAGATGGCCATGTACCAAGGGTGGTATCAATCGGTTCAGTCATTGCAGTTGGACTCTCAACTCCTTAGCCCACAGCAAATTGATCAACTGGCTCCCGGTGGGCGTGATAAATGGATTGGTGGGGTATATACCCCGTCCGATGGATTTGCAGAACCTGCCATTGCGACCAGTGCGATGGCTCAGCGAGCGATTGAAAAAGGGGCGGTGATGGTACAAAACTGTGCCGTCCGTACGCTCTCTACCGCAGGCGGTAAGATGAGTGGCGTTATTACCGAGCAAGGTGAAATTCGCTGTACTCAAGTGCTGCTTGCCAGTGGCGCGTGGTCGAGACGTTTCTTGGGCAATCATGGTGTGTCGTTCCCGACACTGCCGATTATCTGTTCCGTGTTGCGTACCAAAGCCACCGAAGGGCCGACGGAGATTGCGTTTGCCGCACCGGATTTTTCTTTTCGCCGACATTCCGATGGTGGGTTTGTCATCACGCAACGCGGGGCGCTGGATGCGCCGCTGACGCTGGATCATCTCTTAATCGGGATGCGTTATTTGTCGCAGTTACGTGCACAGCGCAGTTATATGCGCATGTCGCTCGGGCGCCATTTCCTCCGGGATCTGGCTTTGCCACGACGCTGGAAGGCGAACGGTGTGTCTCCGTTCGAGCGGATTCGTACCCTGAACCCGTCAGCAAATGAAGGCATTAACCAAGAAGCACTGACGAATCTTGCCAATGCTTGGCCGATGTTTGCGGGCGTTGGGATTGATGAAAGCTGGGCCGGGCTGATTGATGTCACACCGGATTCAGTTCCTGTTATCGACCACATTAGCGCGATTCCCGGTTTGACGGTCGCAACCGGCTTTTCCGGTCACGGATTTGGCACCGGCCCGGCAGCAGGACAGCTCGCCGCGGATTTGGTCTCGAATGTCACGCCGATTGTCGATCCGGCACCTTATCGATTTGAGCGGTTTTAA